Proteins encoded together in one Candidatus Zixiibacteriota bacterium window:
- the mce gene encoding methylmalonyl-CoA epimerase, with protein sequence MHEVSHIGIAVRNLDRAVETYSLLLQKKPELTKEVAEQQVRVAIFRSSGEGPSIELLEPLGNESPVGRFLEKRGEGIHHICIYVSGIEAVLKRLKEKGVRLIDETPRVGAEGHKIAFIHPSSFSGVLIELEEK encoded by the coding sequence ATGCATGAGGTGTCGCATATAGGGATTGCGGTGCGGAATCTGGACCGGGCCGTGGAGACTTATTCGCTTTTGTTGCAGAAGAAACCGGAATTGACCAAAGAAGTAGCGGAGCAGCAGGTGCGGGTGGCGATTTTCCGGTCGTCAGGAGAAGGACCATCAATTGAGCTTCTGGAGCCGCTTGGGAACGAAAGCCCGGTGGGGAGATTTCTGGAGAAACGGGGCGAAGGGATTCATCATATCTGCATTTATGTTTCAGGGATTGAGGCGGTATTGAAAAGACTCAAAGAAAAGGGGGTTCGTCTAATCGATGAGACTCCGCGGGTCGGAGCGGAGGGACACAAGATAGCCTTTATACATCCATCA